From Desmodus rotundus isolate HL8 chromosome 12, HLdesRot8A.1, whole genome shotgun sequence, one genomic window encodes:
- the MIA gene encoding melanoma-derived growth regulatory protein — MMTWSRLFLGVILLSALLGPSMGGHPMPKLADRKLCADEECSHPISMAVALQDYVAPDCRFLTIHRGQVVYVFSKLKGRGRLFWGGSVQGDYYGDLAARLGFFPSSIVREDQILKPGKIDVKTDKWDFYCQ; from the exons ATGATGACTTGGTCCAGGTTGTTCCTCGGTGTCATCTTGCTGTCTGCCTTACTAGGGCCTAGTATGGGGGGCCACCCCATGCCGAAGCTTGCTGACCGGAAGCTGTGTGCTGATGAGGAATGCAGCC ACCCCATCTCCATGGCTGTGGCCCTTCAGGACTACGTGGCCCCCGACTGCCGTTTCCTGACCATACATAGGGGCCAAGTTGTGTATGTCTTCTCCAAGCTGAAGGGCCGAGGTCGGCTCTTCTGGGGAGGCAGT GTTCAGGGAGATTACTATGGAGACCTGGCTGCTCGCCTGGGCTTTTTCCCCAGTAGCATTGTACGGGAGGACCAGATCCTGAAACCTGGCAAAATCGATGTGAAGACAGAT aAATGGGATTTCTACTGTCAGTGA